The Xenopus laevis strain J_2021 chromosome 4L, Xenopus_laevis_v10.1, whole genome shotgun sequence genomic sequence atacatgagtgatactcagagttccctgtataactcaggctgcagccttgtgcctttatatggtcacagaacaacccctcagtgacttctaatatccttatcatttacagtagggggtacattatcccttataatacatgagtgatactcagagttccctgtataactcagcctgcagccttgtgcctttatatggtcacagaacaacccctcagtgacttctaatatccttatttacagtagggggtacattatcccttataatacatgagtgatactcagagttccctgtataactcagcctgcagccttgtgcctttatatggtcacagaacaacccctcagtgacttctaatatccttagcatttacagtagggggtacattatcccttataatacatgagtgatactcagagttccctgtataactcagcctgcagccttgtgtctttatatggtcacagaacaacccctcagtgacttctaatatccttagcatttacagtagggggtacccatccctaatggaaatattatttgACCTACTCTTATGatcttattgttactttattattATCCCCTCCTTCTAACTTCGAATACAACCTAAATCCACCCATAACATTGGTTATTTTACGGTTCTAGCTCCTCCCTAATTATTATAAAGCCAAACTTACTATTATCACCACCCCCATAACGTCAGCTCCGTCCGACtgggcagttaaaggagaactaaagccaaacaaagaattggagcagaaattatattctgtattatttgggtttctgtaccagcccaagggcaCCGCATCTCAATGATAATGAAGATTATGGCCTCCGACATTGCCCTCCATATCCCCCTCCCCATCCTATACAAATTGTGTTCTAAGTTAGAGCTGTTCCCCATGGTTGGTGGGGGGAGCCAAGTAGCTGCTTGTAGGAGGAGCCAAGGAACAAGATGAATGTTTGTATAAAACACACTGGGTCTgacttttatttttgcttttattattctggATCAGCCGGTGTTTTCTTCCAGACAACCCCCCTCCCCAAACATGCAGCCCCCACATGCACTGCGCAGGTTCCTCATGGGCGTCACCCAAAATGACTCACAGAGCTGAGAGCTAAAGTCTTATTGGCTGAACGGCAGAATAACATAGAGGGGAGGATGCCGACTGGCCAGTTTATCACCTCCAGTACTGAGTGAGAACTTCATTAGGTCACTGTCCGTTTAGGTTTCTTTCTGTTCCACCTGTGTCAGACCACCGAATCCGATCCCCTTGGGGCCAAAGTTCTTTGCATAGCAAACTGGAGGGGGTGAGAAAGACACAAGGGGGTGTCAAGGCATGGGGTACAATTCTGATAGAAATCTTTGCTATATGTTTGTTTAAACAGAGTCCAGCTCAAGGCCTTCCTCTTatcaaactacaattcccagcattccctgacaAGAGGTCGTCTGACTTCATCTGCAACATTGGAAAATAGCCATTGGCAAGTGAGAATCCCCCTCCTTGTTTTGCAGTCAAaacaaagcattctgggtaaaataaccattaaaggagaagtcaaccctaaaaaaaatttgcctaatgAAAAGGACTGGCTTCTGTGTATCTTACAGATCAGGACTGAGTATCACTGCtaaacagaaataattttttgtttaaaaaaaaaacaaaacctgccCACTTTAGTGCCCCGCCCCCTGTGTTGGGTCCAACCTTTGCAGTAAATCTCTCCTTCTTTCTCCGTTACGGTGGTGGAATCCAGACTTTTGCCACAAAAGGCGCAGCGGAAGCAGGTTTTATGCCAGGCCTGCgggagagagaggcagagaattAGATTTATCTTCTAGAATATTCTCTGTGCCCTTTCCAACTGCCAGTTACCTCCTCTCTGGTGTAACCCAGAAACCTGCTACAATCCAGAACTGACTGTTGGTCCAGACTCCAGAATAAGGCTGGCACTGGGGAATGATGACTCATAGGAGCCATAGCTTTGCCCATACTGATTCATGCTGCTACtgattatatctatatatatatagatatatagctgTACACTTTTGCTTGCAGTTGGTCTTTCCTGTGTTCTCTAGAGTGTCAGAGAAGGAGTTTTTTTCTTGTTCCCAACTATGTGCCAGGACAGGGGCATCTCACATAAGGGAGTGAAGGCTGATACTATACATGTTGGCTGTACCATGTGTGGCCCCTCACTCGGGGGGATCcccctttaataatataaagAGACCCCAGATAACCGCAGAGACATCACTTACCTGCCCTCCTCCCATCACTCTCTCAGCGGCGTAAACTGATTTCTGGCACCGGGGGCATTTCTCTGTTGCGCCAAACTTGGCCGCCAATTTTGAAGAGTGGGGGGTCGTGGGAGATCCGCGGGCCGGGTGGGACCTGTGCGAGTGTAATGAGAGTAAGTGCACGGCTTGCTCATATAATACTCCTGTGGCGTCTAGTTGGGTTTGGAGGGAGAGGACCTGAAAAGTCACTTTATTGCATGAGAGGGTAGATTTCCTGGTAGTCATGTgattgtctctacttcctttcagGCAAATGCAACAAcccagtcttgctttatggcagtgatTCTAAACTTATAGTCAAGAAACACAGCAGGAACACTTACCCTTTATTCAAAGGTTTACATATTAGAGATCTTACAGAACCGCAGGGAGTCGTGTGATTATGaggtaaaatgggatattacccagaatccctggctgtgagggaagagctggtgccgtgtgattatggggtaaaatgggatattacccagaatccctggctgtgagggaagagctggtgccgtgtgattatggggtaaaatgggatattacccagaatccctggctgtgagggaagagctggTGCCGTGTGATTATgggtaaaatgggatattacccagaatccctggctgtgagggaagagctgggTGCCGTGTGATTATGaggtaaaatgggatattacccagaatccctggctgtgagggaagagctgggTGCCGTGTGATTATgggtaaaatgggatattacccagaatccctggctgtgagggaagagctggTGCCGTGTGATTATgggtaaaatgggatattacccagaatccctggctgtgagggaagagctggtgccgtgtgattatggggtaaaatgggatattacccagaatccctggctgtgagggaagagctgggTGCCGTGTGATTATGaggtaaaatgggatattacccagaatccctggctgtgagggaagagctgggtgccgtgtgattatggggtaaaatgggatattacccagaatccctggctgtgagggaagagctgggTGCCGTGTGATTGaggtaaaatgggatattacccagaatccctggctgtgagggaagagctgggTGCCGCTGTGATATGGGGtaaatgggatattacccagaatccctggctgtgagggaaagCTGGTGCCGTGTGATTATGgggtaaaatgggatattacccagaatccctggctgtgagggaagagctgggtgctgtgtgattatggggtaaaatgggatattacccagaatccctggctgtgagggaagagctgggTGCCGTGTGATTATGaggtaaaatgggatattacccagaatccctggctgtgagagAAGAGCTGGTGCTGTGTGATTATGgggtaaaatgggatattacccagaatccctggctgtgagggagGAGCTGGTGCTGTGTGATTATGaggtaaaatgggatattacccagaatccctggctgtgagagAAGAGCTGGTGCTGTGTGATTATGgggtaaaatgggatattacccagaatccctggctgtgagggagGAGCTGGTGCTGTGTGATTATGgggtaaaatgggatattacccagaatccctggctgtgagggaagagctgggTGCCGTGTGATTATGaggtaaaatgggatattacccagaatccctggctgtgagggaagagctggtgccgtgtgattatggggtaaaatgggatattacccagaatccctggctgtgagggaagagctggtgctgtgtgattatggggtaaaatgggatattacccagaatccctggctgtgagggaagagctgggTGCCGTGTGATTATGaggtaaaatgggatattacccagaatccctggctgtgagggaagagctggtgccgtgtgattatggggtaaaatgggatattacccagaatccctggctgtgagggaagagctggTGCCGTGTGATTATGaggtaaaatgggatattacccagaattccTGGAGAGAAGAGCTGGATAATTCTGGGAAGGACTTACTCTGCCACTTCAATGCCAAATCTCTCTCCCGTGTCGGTGCTGAGGCAGCCGGCGCCCTGGCCGTACCCGTATCCCTTGGGGCCATATTTGCGCCCATAGCAGGACTTGCAGTAAATCTCAGATTCATGAGCGGCCACAGTGGTGCTGTCCAAGGCTTTCCTGCAGGCCACTATATGGGGAAACACAGAGGGGGGATTAATGGCAGTCGTGTGTTCCCTACAGACAGAGTGTACTGACAGTTGGGACTACTGCAGTTAAAAAggtgggttaacttttagtatgttataaaaagtcTAAGcatctggtcttcattatttattttttatagtttttttttattattttccttcttctgactctttccagttttcaaataagggtcaatgaccccatctaaaaaaacaaatactctgtaaggctacaaatgtattgttattgttactttttattcctcatctttctattcaggcctctcctattcatattccagtctcttattcaaatcagtgcatggttgctagggggatttggacactagcaaccagacagctgaaattacaaactggagagctgctgaataaaaagtcaaaagcacaaataaaaaatgaagaccaattgcaaattatctcagaatatccctctctacatcatacgaacagttcatttaaaggtgaagaacccctttaaatacatggaTACAACAAACAAAAATTGTCATTATGTGGAATATTTCTAGAAACAGAAAGGTCGGCTGGAACAGACTGACAGTTGCAATTTGTTATCAGAGCTACAGCGGCAGCACTAATCCGGCCATATAATGGGCACTAGTCCTGGCAAGTAAAATACTTCTATTCTTAGAAGCGAGGCGGGTGCGGTGCCAGGGCAGATACCGCGGAAGCCTTTGAAGTGGAATCCTCCGAATCTCTCGGTCACTTATCACCTATGGGTCGGGGGAGGGGCAGGAAGCGTAGCGGCACAATTGTACCCCAGTCACACCAATGAGCAGCTGAATCTATTTATAAAGCAGCCTGTTTATTCTCTGGTGTATCCAGTATTTGGGCATTAGTGAGACCTTTTGttatgttcccctttaaagggaaaaagaatAAGATGGCAGAGGATCACTCTCACCCTATTGGAAGGGACTTGGTACGGGGGGAGGGGCTACTGCCAAGATGCAAATTGCccaatatttataaatgagccgcaTTGTGTTTCCCACATGAGGGAGTGAGGGCAAATATCCTACCCGCAAGCTGCCCTGGTGCCAATGTATGTTGGGCAAGTACTGGGCACATGGAGCGGCTCCACTTACTGCAGATAAAACACGGCTTGTGGAAGCTCCTCCCATTGCACTGGATCTCCTCCGCGTGGTACACGGACTTCCCACAGGCTCCACACTTGGCTCCTCCACCCAGAATGGGCATCGCTGTGTCTGCCAGTGGGACGGACAGAGAAGCTCTGGGGCAGTGAGAAGAGCCACGAATAAATATCTACAGTAGCGCTGGATCCTCAATATAACACTGACTTACAGGGGATACAGTATTGAAGCAGCTGAAATAGGAAGGTGACTTTCTTTTATCACTTTCTTGTATTGGGAAagaggtttaaaggggaactatcgcaaaaatgaaaatgtaatataagtttcctcatactgaaataagaaactttctaaatacaatcaattaaatattctgcatcgttcctgaaataatcaagtttatgttcactattcctctctcagcatctgtttctcttcattctctcttcatacagcagttgggtgtcagatattcaatgacagttacatccaatatatcttatagggggctccttttgcctagaagatgtattagaggtcattctattaaactcaccagacatcatgtctctctacatgcagaatttgtgcaaaaggcagttattttgttagtttttgtttgtactggaatcagttatttgagtgacctctaatacatcttctaggcaaaaggagcccccctataagatatattggatgtaactgtcagtgaatatctgacacccaactgctgcatgaagagagaatgaagagaaacagatgctgagagagtgaagataaacttgattatttcagagacagaatatttaattgattgtatttagaaagtttcttatttcagtatgaggaagcttatattaaattagcatttttgtgatagttcccctttgattttcattttttttttttcctgtcgaAACAAACTCACTCCCGGGCCGAGAGCTGGAGGCATTGGCTGCACCGGAGCAGTAGCTTTTCCCTGATTTCAGCACCAGTCAGTGATCTGAAATGTCCATCCGCCGAACAGCAGGACTGAGATGTTGCAGCAGGAAAAATAATATGAGGTtgagcagttgggtgtcagatattcattgacagttagatccaatatatcttataggggggctcctttcctagcagatgtattagagctcactcaaataactgattccaataaaaacaaaatctaacaaattaactgccttttgcacaaatcctgcatgtagagagacatgatgtctggtgagtttaatagagtgacctctaatacatcttctaggcaaaaggagcccccctataagatatactggatctaactgtcagtgaatatctgacacccaactgctgcatgaagagagaatgaagagaaacagatgctgagagaggaatagtgaagataaacttgattatttcagaaacaatacagaatatttaattgattatatttagaaagtttcttatttcagtataaggaaacttatattacattttaattcctCTCCCAATGTTGATCCGACCTTTTACCTGACGATTCAGTGATTGGACCAATTTGTTTTCCCTCCTgactggttctgactcttgaaacaactCCAGACTTACACGTCTCTTTACAGATCTGTTCatcatcagtcagaaccagcagtgcagagaaacagaaaTTAACTTTACAacgattgattttttttttttcaagtgaatgaacattttctttctttgggAAACCCGAGGTCCCGGGACCCAAACATGGTACCACCCTATTGCATtgccatcaagtttaaccctttCATTCCTACCACTGCCTCTAGTGCCCCCCAAGATCAATGGACCATTTTTTGGTTCTTCTCAATTCTGCTCTCACCTCCACCATCCCATGAATTATTGATCTCCCAAATTTGAAAAGAAACCCACAATACTTACAGGCAGGTGAATGTGTCTGCCGCTGGTGAGTCTATAGAGTGCAGAGCCGGGGGCTCCCTGAACCCTTTAAATTCCCCAGAAAGCTCTTCCCCCGGGTGCTGAGTGATGGGTGGGACATCTCTGAACTCACCCAGCCCAAAATAGACTGTGAGTAACCCCTGGATTTCTTCCCTGAGACTCACACTGAGCGGCCGGATAACAAAGGAATTACAGGGAGGGTCAGAAGTTCCCAGGCGCCGGGTCCGGTTTCACtctcactattattattatttaacccTTCCAGCAGaattggaaaattcacaaatccAGTGTCATGTTCTGCTCCCAAATATCATCACTAGAGCAAAGGGTCAGACTTTAtggtcatgtatttattcaaCCTCAGCTActaggaatcaatatggcacctccctcctcccatatgtataaatacaaatatacagagaaggaatgttctgggcacacaataagctataccctcatactgtactgtctaagggaatcaatatggcacctcctcctcccatatgtataaatacaaatatacagagaaggaatgttctgggcacacaataagctataccctcatactgtactgtctaagggaatcaatatggcacctcctcctcccatatgtataaatacaaatatacagagaaggaatgttctgggcacacaataagctataccctcatactgtactgtctaagggaatcaatatggcacctcctcccatatgtataaatacatatatacagagaaggaatgttctgggcacacaataagctataccctcatactgtactgtctaagggaatcaatatggcacctcctcctcccatatgtataaatacaaatatacagagaaggaatgttctgggcacacaataagctataccctcatactgtactgtctaaggggaatcaatatggcacctccctcctcccacatgtataaatacaaatatacagagaaggaatgttctgggcacacaataagctataccctcatactgtactgtctaagggaatcaatatggcacctccctcctcccatatgtataaatacaaatatacagagaaggaatgttctgggcacacaataagctataccctcatactgtactgtctaagggaatcaatatggcacctcctcctcccatatgtataaatacaaatatacagagaaggaatgttctgggcacacaataagctataccctcatactgtactgtctaagggaatcaatatggcacctcctcctcccatatgtataaatacaaatatacagagaaggaatgttctgggcacacaataagctataccctcatactgtactgtctaagggaatcaatatataAACCTAATTTAAAGAGCTTGCAATCCATCCAGGGGAATAACCAGTAGCCCAGTTCAGTTctgcagtgccccccccccctttacatAACATTTTGGGTTAGTTTGTGACCCCCAACATGAACTTTATCAGGAAGAGAAAATGTAGAGAGCAAAGGGGAAGTAACCAGTCAGACCTGCAGATTTTCCACAGTGGATTTGATGGATATTCCAGAGTTCAGTTTTGTGGAGAAGCCAAGGAAAAACTGACGGAATTGATTTCCACGTGAGCAGAACTGCAACCGCTTTCACTGCCTGGAACCCGACTCTATAGGGGGCAGTTCACGAAGGGGCAAAGCAGAGTTGGCACCGGTGCAATTCATTATCACAAGTGAGGTTTAATAACTATTATTTATAGCATGACCTTTGTGGTCTTTTCATCCATGACCTTTGCTAAAGGGGAAGTGAACCCTCTATATAATTGTCTCAGTTTTCCAAAGCAGGTGATTAAACACTTAATTATAGGTGCAGGAAAATTGACCAATAAGAAAGCTGTTGAATACAGAGGCAATTATGGCTGCAAGAGAATTGACCAATGGCATAACTGGGGATAGTAGCACAGTAGGAAGGCCCCAGTAGGGGTGCTGCATATAATGcagtgatataaatatatataatcagaCTGGATATAGTGTATGTGTACATGACAGAGGAATGGCAGATAAAGGGGCTGCTCGGAGGAGGAGGAGCTAAATGTGACAGCTGACTGCACTTATTATCCAGACTCCCCACTCACTATTCTCAGCCAGACCCCTCTGTTCCTAAAATAGACCCCCCCCCTTTCCCTGTTGGGCAATTGTCCGACCCCCCCCCGGCCTCTGACTCACGGGAACATTGTGTGAGGGGAAGATACTGTCCCGAGTTATTAAAGATGTGGGTCaccttttatatt encodes the following:
- the csrp3.L gene encoding cysteine and glycine rich protein 3 L homeolog encodes the protein MPILGGGAKCGACGKSVYHAEEIQCNGRSFHKPCFICMACRKALDSTTVAAHESEIYCKSCYGRKYGPKGYGYGQGAGCLSTDTGERFGIEVAESHPARGSPTTPHSSKLAAKFGATEKCPRCQKSVYAAERVMGGGQAWHKTCFRCAFCGKSLDSTTVTEKEGEIYCKVCYAKNFGPKGIGFGGLTQVEQKET